The genomic segment CTAAATTCACCTCACTATCTGCTTCTAAATCAGAATTCGGGGCTAGGAATCCTTCAAGATGATTTATTGAGGCTAAACCTTCGCTTCGAAGACTCCAAGTGGGAGTTTTGTTTTGAACCGAAAGCTCCCAACCCTTAGTGGTTAAGTTCCAAAGATTGATTTGAGAGAAATGACTCTCTTTGTTTTTTTCTTTTAAATGAGAATCAAAAAAATCTAACTGGGTGCGTTGTGCTCCCTCCCACCATTGAAGATGAGTAGCAGGACCAATTAGTAATTTGGGATTGCCTCCAGCCTTTTTAGCTTTCTCAAAAATATCTAAAATTCCTTTCAAATGAGGATCCCACCAACCCCCAATTAGAAGCAAGGGTTTTTTTAACCAGCTACTTAATGGCTTATGAGTTTTCCATTGAGGAGTTTTGCTTGACGAAAGATTTAGCCATTTATGTGCCATCCCTTCTGGGTCATACTTTTCAAGTAAATCATGACCGTTATATAAATATTTTTTCGATTCAAGATTTTCACGGATTTCATGCCAACCTTTCCAATTCTTCTCTCTTTGTGCTTTTTGGGCGGCTAATTGCAAACCCCATCCAATTCCCAAGTGCCACCAAAACGCTCCTCCTTCACAACTCCAATGTTCATCCTCCGAAAGGCCTGTCATTGCAGGAATAATGCAATCAGGTGGGGGAGTACCTTCCTCCGCAATGAGCTGTGTTAATCCTTGATATGAAAAACCGTATGTGCCTAGTAGACCATTGCATTCAGGCAAGGATCGGACCCAATTATGAGTTTGACTAGTGTCTGAAGCTTCTTGATTGAAACCTGAAAATTCCCCTCCAGACCCACCTTGACCACGAACATCTTGTATGACAACTAGATAGCCCTTGCTAGCCCACCAAGATGGATGGGCATAAGTAATTGTAGAAGCAATTTCTCTTCCATATGGTTGGCGCATAAGTAAGACTGGCCATGGTCCATTCCCCTGAGGCGACCAGATTCGAGATTTGAGTACTGTTCCGTCTCTAAGTTGTAAGTCTTCGTCTCTGTATCTTATTGAATTCATTATCTCTTTAAAAAGTTTCTGGGCAATAAAGACCTCTTACGTACATAGAAAGGATCTCAGCATCTCCTTCGCTTATATTTTTTTGAATTGAGATTTTTTGAATAGATTTTTGTGAACCGGCTGAAATGTTTTCTTTATTTAGTTTTCTAAAGCTTTCACAAATAGACTTCGCTTCATCAGGATTCCTTTTTACACCTTCAAGAAGTCTTGATTGAGCGATTACACCTTGATTGATTCCAAATGATGCAAATATTAAAGTGATTAGTAAACCATTCATTTCAATTAGTTTACCAAGTTTCTATTGGATTAATTATATTCTATTACCTAATGGCACTTGGGTACATTAAATAAATTTTTTTTTGCTTTCTCTATTAAAAAATGAGCTTTTTTTAGATCTATTATTGGAATTCTTCCTGTTCGTAGAGTTCTTTCAAAGCGCCCAGTCTTTTGAACTAGCTCTTGAGGCGTAAGTCGTGAAATGGCCTTATTAGAAATTAACCCTGAGTGCATCAATAAGGCAGCTTCGCTAAGTTGAATATCTAAAGTACATATAAAATATGCTATGCATTTAAGTCTTTTTAGATTGCGAACACTTCCCAAGCTTCCATAGATTAGATTATTTATTTCTTCATCACTAATAGATAATAAAGAATCCCATGTTTTTATATTATTTGATATGAGTATTTTTTCTTCTTGATAAAAGCTTTTAGGAAGATCTTTCAAAAATGACTTATTACTCATCAGTCTCTAATAAGGAAATTTCTTCAATATCAGCATCATTTGAGAAATTTTCACTTGCAGAATAATTCCTGTCTGGTAATTCTATTATCTTTGATTCTTTTAAATCATTTATTAATTCACCTAGAATAATTGGTTTACTTGTTCCATCACCAGCGGATTCTATTTTTCTGAGCCTGACTTTGACCTGAGCGCCATTTCTTCCTCCCCCTTTCAAATTTCCGGCTATTTGTAACAATGTTGGTTTTATTGCTTCTTTAGGGAAATCATTAGATGCTTGTGCAACAACTAAATCAAATCCATTGTCGTAAACAATAGGAGCATATTTGTAGCCCTCAACATTAAAGGGAGGAGTATAGCTTTGCTCAAAGGCCCAGCAACTAGCAGATAATAAAAGTGTGAAAATTGTTGTCCCAGTTAGTCGGAATTTAATTCCCCAGTTAAATAAATAAGCCAAAATAGTCAATACGCCCAGTCCTGCCCCCACCCAGGCTAGCCATTTTGTAACATCTTGGATAACTTCAATCATAGACATAGGCTGGTTTCTCCTGAATTGATTCTTTATAGTTTGTTAGCTCCCCCAAGTTTGAGAATAATGTTTCATGGGAGATGAGTGGAGCTCTAAAAGATTAAAGCGTTGGGGACTTGCTGGAACCTTTGCTGCGTTGGGTGGTGTTTTGATTTGGAGTGGCGCAGATCTACTAGTAGATAGAACTATAAGCCGTTTTTCTCCACAAATAGAAAAAACATTATCTAATTCATTAGGTCATCCTTTAAAAATAGGTTCATACAGGGGGCTCAGACCATGGGGAGTTGAGTTAGGGCCAACAAGGCTCCTTCCAGGGATTAAAGATTCTTCTTCAGTTAATATTTCAAATTTAACAATTAAATTTGCTCCTTTTGCGAGTTTATTGAATTGGAAACCAGTAGCAATATTTAATCCAAAAGGAACAGAAATTATATTAAACAAAAATGATACTGGTTCATTTTGGGTTGTTCCCCAGAAAGATAATCCTAAACAAATCAATCTTCAACTAAAATTTAATTTAAAAGAACCAACCAAAATTGTATTTAATGCTGGGGATACGACATTATTAGCAAAAGGTAATCTATCTCTAAATCTTGGTGAGAAAAAAATTTTTGGTGCGATTAATCTAGAGTCCAAAGAACAAGGAAGCCTCTATCTTTCAGGAAAGGGTTATTGGGATGGAATCGAATTTCAAACTAAAGTAAAAATCAATAAACTTAGTCTTTCTATCTTTGAGAGAATTTTAGGAAATAATTCTAATTTTATTGCAAGAGGAAATATAAATGGAAGTCTAAAATTGGGAGTTAAGAAAGGCTTGATAAGGTGTAATGGTGGTTTATTGCTTAATAACTTAACTCTGATGGGAGGGCCTCTAAGTGATACATTGTCTACAAATAATTCAAAAATAGAATGTGATAAAAATAAGCTTAAGTTAATTGATTCTAATTGGAATTATGGATATTGGGATATATCTAATTCATCTGAAATACCATTCTATAAAAAAGATAAAACTTATATAAATTCTGAAACTACTATTAAAATTAAAGATTTTGATCATAAACCACTTTCTTTAAAATTAAAATTACCAATCTCAGTAGTTGACAGACAATTTATTCCTGGGGAACTTAATGCTAATTTTAATTTAGAATCTTTTCCTTTAGGTGCTTTAAATCCAATACTAAATGCATCATTATCAGGGAAATTAAATACAAAAGGTGATTTTCAGGGTCCTTTATCTTCTCTGAACTCTACTATTAACCTTTCCTTGGAAAATCCACAAGTTAATGGTATTCGATTAAGGGAAAAATGGAGAGGTTCTTTTACTCGAATTCCAAGTGAAAAGAAGTGGGGGAGTTTGAGAATGAAATCAGAAGGTGCTTCTATCCCAGCTAATCTTCAAATTAACTTTAATAAGGATGGTGATTTTAATGATTTAAATCTAAATAGATTAGGAGGTGAAATAAGTCTAAATCCTAAATCAAATGCTTTTGAATGGGAGGCTAATAAATTCAAATTAGATCGTGTAGAAGTGGCATTCCCGCCAGAGAAAAGTTTTAAACGAATCTTTGGGGAAGTTACAGGTAACGGATTATTTTCTCTTGACCCATTATTTCTTAATGGTGATTTGAGTTTAGATTATTTTAGATTGTTAGGTTTCAAATTAAAAAATGCAAGTATTAAAGGTCAAATTAAAAATTCAGAAACTAATTTAACAGGTGAATTAATACCATCTGAAAATGGAAAGATTAAATTTGATATTAATAATGGCTCCGAATTTTCTTTGTTAGCTCAAGTGAAGGATGTAAGCGCTAGTTGGATTACTGCTACAGCTTTAGAGTTTCCTAAATTAGGATTGAAATATTCAGATGCAATTGGGAAGGCTGAAGATTTAGAAAAATTTATAATTGGTTATCCAATTAGTTCTATAGATTCTCAGTTCGAAGCTTTAACTAGGTCTCAAGATTCATATAGAGAAGAGATTTCTAAGGTAAATAGTGAGAGCATTATTAATCCTTATGATCTAAAGGGGGATATTAATGCTGATATTAAATTAAGTGGTCCAAACCTATCTGATTTAAATTTAGAAGCAAAAGCTTTTGGTAAGGTTTGGACAAATAAATTAAAGATTATAAATTCTAATAAAATCAGACCCTTTAAGGTAACTTTTAATGGGAACCTAGCTTCAGGTCTGGGAGATTTTTCTTTACTTAATTTAAATTTTTCATTATTATCTCTAGTTGCGCCAATACCTTCAGCGGTTGATGGGTATTTTGGTTTAAAAGGTAAATATAGTTTAGCTAATTCAACTCCACAAGTTACAGCAGATTTAATTATTAAAGATACAGTAATTTATAACAGAAAGATTATTTTAGATAATGGAAATATTATATTTAAAGACAATAATCTCGAATTTGATATCACTCTAAGGGATAAATCTTCGGCAAATCCTGTTAAGTTAGGTGGAACCTACCCATTAATTAGTTCTTATCCTATTGATCTAAAGATCGAAAGTCATGGAGATGGGTTAGCGTTCTTGACTGGGCTAACGAAAGGGAATGTCTCTTGGACCTCAGGGACAGCTGATCTAAGCTTGTTGATTAGAGGAACCCCTGCGAAACCGGTTGCTAATGGTTTTTTGGTTTTAAAAAACAGTGAGCTACTTTTTCAAGATAAAGAAATTAATAATTTGAATAGCACAATAGTTTTTGATTTTAATCGAATTGAAATCCGTGATCTAAAAGCAAATATGGGGGCTAACGGCATTATTAGCAGTCAAGGTGGAATTTCGTTGTTTGATTCTCAATTAAGTGAAAGCGAGCCATTGGCTCTTTCGATAGAAAAAACACGTATTAAGACGGCATTTACTGACATCAGAGCTTCGTCTAGCCTTGTTGTTAAGGGATCTATTTTGAAACCTCAATTATCAGGTGAAGTCTTTATCTCAGAAGGTTCGATTTTTGCTAAAAGGGCTAAAAATCCAAGTAAGACTTCATCTGAAAAATCGGATCGTTATCAAGATTCTAAGGTCAGAATAATTCGTAGATTACCAGAACAAAACTGGAACCAGAAAGAACCTCTGGTTTTATTTATTCAAGATGAAGATGCACCTGCAAGTCGAATAGTTAGTGCTGGTTTGCCTAATGGATTTGAATCACTAACCTTTGATAATTTAAAGCTCGCACTTGGCCCTTCATTGCGATTAGTTTCTCAACCCTTGGCAAGCTTTGAAACAAATGGATTCCTTATCTTGAATGGCGCTTTTGACGAGACCCTTGATGTTAGTGGAGTTATTAAACTTGATAGTGGCTACGTTAATCTCTTTACGACTACTTTTAATCTAGATCAAAGTGAACCAAATGTAGCCGTATTTGTACCATCTATGGGCTTGGTTCCATATATTGATGTGACTCTGAATAGCCGCGTTCCAGATAATGTTAGAGACGTAAGTAATTTTTCCTCTAATGGCATGGCATCATTTGGTATTGGAGGATCTCGTTTCGTAAATGTTGAAGTGGCGGCTTCTGGACCTGCAGATCGCATTAGTGAAAATTTTCAATTGAGAAGTACTCCATCTTTGGGAAGAAGTGAGTTGATAGGACTTTTAGGAGGTAATTCTCTTGCAAATCTAATAAGTAGTGGAGGCAATGGTGATGTACTTGCGAGCTTTTTGAATAGATCTTTTGCTTCGTATCTTCAAGGCAATATCAATGGTTTTTTGAGTGATAGGCTTCAAATATCATTGTATCCGGCATATATAAATGGATCAGATTCAGAGGATGATACTAGTGATAGTAGTTCTTCAAGTGCTGACCAGGAAGATACTAATCTACCTGGTCAACAGGCATGGGTGACCGAAATAGGAGTTGATCTTAACGATAAAATTAATTTCTCAGTTCAGGCTGCTCCTAACCGAAAAGATATTCCACCGAAAGGAAATATTACTTTTCAAATGAATCCCAACGTAGGTCTACTAGGCTCGTTTGATAAGAATGGGAATTGGCAAAGTCAACTCCAACTCTATTTTAGATATTAAATAATGAATAGTTAAAAAAAATGATCTACTTAAAAAATGCTCAGTTAGATAGATTTTTATCTTCTTTTATTGCTTGATTAGCCATTAAAGGAATATTTTAAAGATAGTAAAAATTATCTTTGATTAAATAGTTGATCTAAATCAAATGAGTACAAACTTTTCAGTTCCTGAGCCTACCCCCCAGCTAGTAAAAGTAGCCGAGAGTGCAAAAGAGGCTTCTATTTCGCTTGGTCAATCCACAAACAAACAACGGTGTGAGGCTTTGACTGAAATGGCAAATGCTTTGAATGATAATGCTGATGAAATATTAAAAGCAAATGTTCAAGACCTTGAAAGGTCAGAAAAAGAAGGGTTGAATAAGTCACTTCTATCAAGACTTCAGTTAACAAAAACTAAACTCAAAGGATGCATAGACGGAGTCCTCAAAGTTTCAAATCTTGCAGATCCAATAGGTAAAAGACAACTTCATAGGGAATTGAATGAAAACCTTATTCTTGAGAGAGTGACAGTTCCATTAGGAGTCTTAGGAGTGATATTTGAGTCGAGACCAGATGCATTAATACAAATAGCGTCTCTTGCTGTTCGTTCTGGTAATGGAGCGTTATTAAAAGGAGGAAGTGAGGCAAAAGACACAAATCAAGCAATAATGGATTCTCTTGATAAAGGATTAAGAAAAGCAAATGTGGGTTCTGGGGCGTTGTCTTTGCTTACCACACGTCAAGAAAGTCTAGGCTTACTACGTTTAGATAAGTTTGTAAATTTGATAATACCTAGAGGTAGCAATGAGTTGGTTCAATTTATTCAAGAAAATACTCGTATCCCTGTCTTAGGGCACGCTGATGGAATTTGCCATTTATATGTGGATAATTCTGTAGATATTGATAAGGCTATAAGCATAGCTTTAGATAGTAAGATTCAATATCCTGCTGCTTGTAACGCAATTGAGACATTATTAATTCATGAAGATATTGCCGAGATGTTTTTGAAGAAAGGCTTGCCAATTTTTTCAAGTGAAGGAGTTACTCTAAAGGGAGATACAAAGAGTCAAGCTTTAGGGGTAAAAAATAAGGCTGATGAATCAGACTGGTCTAAAGAATATCTTGATTTAATTCTTTCAATAAAAATTGTTCGTAATGTAAACGAAGCTATTGAACATATTCGTAAATATAGCTCTCGACATACAGAGGCAATAGTTACTGAAGACAAGATGGTTGCTGAAAAATTTTTAAGTTCGGTTGATAGTGCAGGTGTTTATCATAATTGCTCTACTCGTTTTGCAGATGGTTTCCGATATGGGTTTGGAGCTGAAGTTGGTATAAGCACACAGACTCTTCCACCAAGAGGACCAGTTGGATTGGAAGGCTTAGTTACCTATCGCTATTATCTCAGAGGTGATGGTGATCTCGTTAAGGACTTCGCTTCTGGAGATAGAAGTTTTTCTCATATTGATCTACCATTATGAGTCAACTTCATAATTTAAGCGCAATTCATATCAAAGATATTAATCTATGGGCTCATGTAGGTGTTTTAGAAAGTGAGCGAATACATGGTCAAAGATTTCTTCTTGACCTCAGTTTTTGGTTGGAATTGGATGAGTCATCCAAGCTTGATAAATTAGATAAATCAATAGATTATAGCGAGGCAGTTAAAGCTGTTAAAAAACTTTCATTTGAAATCAAATGCTTAACGATTGAATATTTTAGTGATCAAATTTTGAATCTTCTTGAGTCTCTATATGGTCCAGTGCCAATTCATATTCTGCTGACAAAATGCTCTCCACCAATAGATGGATTTACTGGAAGTGTTCTAATCGAAAAAAAGAGAAATTTCTTATTTCCTATTAATTAATTGTATATAAACAAAAGACCAATTTTTCTTGTTCATGGTTTGTGGAACAATCCTAAATTATTTGAAAAATTAATTAAAAAAATAAACGAAGATGATTATGAATTGTATAGACCACATTTGCCACACAAATATGGAAAGACCTCCCTTAAGCGTTTAGCTCTAGATCTTGATTCTAAGATTGAAGAACTGGTGGGTCCTGAAATCGAAATTGATATTGTTGGTTTTTCAATGGGTGGATTAATAAGCAGGTTTTGGTTACAAAATCATGATGGTTTTTTAAGAACTAAACGTTTTTTTAGTATTGGTACGCCTCATTTTGGTACTTACACAGCTCAAATGATCCCTTCATTTTTGATGCCAGGTATTGCTGAGATGAAAAGAGGAAGTCGTTTATTATCTCTATTAAATAATGACTTGACTTCCTTAGAAAAGGTCGAATGTACTAGCTTTTTTACAAAATGGGATTTGATGTCATTCCCAGGCTGGCAGGCAAAACTTTCTATTGGTGAGTCTTATCACTTACCTGTGTTGACACATAAAGAATTGATAACAAATTCTAGCTCTCTTGATATTTTGGTCAAAAAGATTTTTAAAAATAGCTAATTAAGACCACTATGTCTTATTAGTGCTTCAGTAGAGGGAAGTCTTCCTCTAAATTGTTTGAAAACCTTATTGGGTGAACGACTACCACCAAGACTAAGAATTGAATCTCGATATTTTTTACCAATCTTTCTTACTTCATCCTGATTAGCAAGGCCTGCCTCTTCAAAAGCGGCAAAGGCGTCAGAACTGAGTACCTCAGCCCATTTGTAAGAGTAGTATCCAGCAGCATAGCCACCAGCAAAAATATGACTGAAGGCACAGAGAAATTGATCTTCTGGAATAGGCTCCATTACTGTTGTATTTTTTGCGATTTCTCGTCGAAACTCATCTGGGGAAATTTCTAAATCTTCATTCCATTGACTATGGAGTTTTAGATCAGTAAGAGCAAAATGTATTTGCCTTAAAGTCGCTAGCCCAGAATTAAATGTTCTGCTTTGCCTTAATTTATTGATTTCAGATTCTGGTAATGGTTCTTTCGTCTTCCAATGTATTGCTATTTCAGAAATTGTTTGATCCTCCAAGCACCAATTTTCCATGAATTGGCTTGCTAATTCGACAGCATCCCATTCGACGTTATTAATACCGGCTGCTTGAGGGTAATTTATAGTTGTCAGCATATGTTGTAGTCCATGCCCAAATTCATGAAAGAGAGTTTCTACTTCTTCGAAACTCATAAGACTGGGTTTGTTAGCAATTGGAGGAGTTTGATTGCAGACTAAATAGGCTACTGGGAGAACAATATCATCTTTTGTTTTTTGATTTCGGCACAAACATTCATCCATCCAGGCCCCTCCTCTTTTTGTCGCAGGACGACTGAATGGATCTAGATAAAAAGATGCAATTTTTTGGCCATCTATATTTTTAACATTGAAGAAACGAACATCTTCATGCCATAAAGGAGCTGTATTAATTGCTTCTTCAATGTCAATTTCAAAAAGTCTTTTGCACAGATTGAATAGACCATCAAGAACTTGATCTAGAGGAAACCATGGCCTGAGTTTCTCTTGGTCAAGATCGTATTTCTCTTTGCGAAGAACTTCGGACCAAAAACTTATATCCCATGGAGATAGCTCAAAATCTTCGTTTTCTCCATTTCTTTTGGCACACTCACGAAGATGTATTACTTCTTTTTCGGCATGATGTATTGCTGCTATTCGTAATTCTTCTAGTAACATCTCAACAGCTTCTTCATTGTCCGCCATCTTTGTGGCTAAACTAATTTCACACCAATTTTTATATCCTAATAGTTTTGCCTGTTTGTTTCTGAGATCTAGAATTTCTTCGATTATTTTTTTATTATTAATCTTTCCATCGCTAGCTCTACTTACAAAAGCTCTGTAGACTTTCTCTCTAATACGTCTATTTTTTGCATAGGTTTGAAAAGGAATGTACCTAGGCAAATCTAACCCAACTCTCCATGGTCCAATTGCTGATGACGGGTCATTACCTTCTTCATCTTTGTCACCAGCTTCCTTTGCCGCAAGAGCCAATGTTTCAAGTGCTCTTTCAGGAAGCCCCTCGACTTCTGATTTGTTTTTTAATAAAAGGCTCCAATTCTTAGTAGCATCTAATACGTTGTTACTAAATGTCGTTGACAATTCGGCTAGTCGCTCACTACGAGAATTAAATAGTGTTTTTTCATCAGCTTCTAGACCGATCCCTTTGTTTTTCATGGTTATGAGTTCTGTCTCAAGTATTCTTATTTGTGTTTCGTCCTTTATATTTCCATGCTCTTTTAAATTTAAGAGCGCCTTAAAAATGACCTCGTTTTGAGCGAGCTGATTGCTAAATCTAACGATTGTAGGTTGCTGATTTGAATGAACTGCACGTAATTCAGTGGAATTGCATACTGCATTCAGATGACTTACAACCCCCCAACTCCACCTAAGCTTTTCACCTATTTCATAAAGCTGAGGCATTACATCATCCCAACTAAGTGAGCTTTTAGTTTGTAATTGTTTTTCGAGTTGTACTTCTAGTTTATCTAATTTTTCATTTAGTTCTTTTATAAGCTTGGGTATATTTTCAGTGATCTCGTTAGGGGTGATTTTATCGTAATCAGGAAGGCCTTCACCTTTTAATAGAGCTGTTGGCTTTATTGAAGTCATTTTTAAGATTCAAAAACTAACTGATTGGTACAAGGTTATTGGTAATTAATGATTGTGCGAGAGCATTTGTTGATACCTCATATAAATCAATAGCTATTCTTGGCCAAAAACCTATTACTAATGTAGGAACTAAGAGGCTTAAACCTATTGAAAGCTCTCTAGCATCCATTTCTTTCACTATGGATAATGCAGGGATCCTAGGGCCAAAAAATACTCTTCTACACATTGAAAGAAGGTAGATAGGAGTTAAAACCAGTCCGATAGCTGCTAAAAGAATTGTTATTGCTCTAAATAAAGAAGTGAATCCTTCTTGACTAGTGATGCCTAGAAAAACTGTGATTTCACTTATAAATCCACTCATCCCTGGTAAGGCAAGTGACGCTAAAGAACTGGCCAAGAAGAATGCGAAAGTAATTGGTAAAGCCTTTGCTAAACCGCCCATGTTAGGGATTGAAAGAGTATTGGTTCTTTCATAAAAACTTCCAGTAACAAAAAACATTGCGGCAGCAATCAGTCCATGGCTAATCATTTGGAGCATCGCTCCACTGATTCCAAGTGCATTAATTGCGCCAATTCCAACAAGAACAAAACCCATGTGACTTACAGAACTGCAAGCGATGCGCCTTTTTACATTGTCTTGTGCAAAAGCATTTAGAGCTCCATAAATAATATTTACTATCCCAATGATGATTAGAGCTGGAGCAAGTATTAAATGAGTATCAGGTAAAATTTGGACATTAAATCTTATAAGAGCGTAACCTCCCATTTTTAATAAAACACCAGCTAATAACATAGAAACCGGTGCATTTGCTTCCCCATGAGCATCGGGAAGCCAGGTATGAAGTGGAAAGATAGGAAGCTTTACT from the Prochlorococcus marinus str. NATL2A genome contains:
- a CDS encoding CocE/NonD family hydrolase, with protein sequence MNSIRYRDEDLQLRDGTVLKSRIWSPQGNGPWPVLLMRQPYGREIASTITYAHPSWWASKGYLVVIQDVRGQGGSGGEFSGFNQEASDTSQTHNWVRSLPECNGLLGTYGFSYQGLTQLIAEEGTPPPDCIIPAMTGLSEDEHWSCEGGAFWWHLGIGWGLQLAAQKAQREKNWKGWHEIRENLESKKYLYNGHDLLEKYDPEGMAHKWLNLSSSKTPQWKTHKPLSSWLKKPLLLIGGWWDPHLKGILDIFEKAKKAGGNPKLLIGPATHLQWWEGAQRTQLDFFDSHLKEKNKESHFSQINLWNLTTKGWELSVQNKTPTWSLRSEGLASINHLEGFLAPNSDLEADSEVNLVHDPWRPIPSIGGHLSDTAGEANRYQLDIRPDVAVFTSDPILKDLRLEGIPTLFLETNCDRECFDLFVALSIIPKAVENTVTQLSTGVLRIADCDKGITSAREIRLQPILATFKKGDRLRISISGSGWPAIGINPGKSKYLCEGPSPNCLVTTISLLLLNSKLKFESLISS
- a CDS encoding DUF4332 domain-containing protein, producing the protein MSNKSFLKDLPKSFYQEEKILISNNIKTWDSLLSISDEEINNLIYGSLGSVRNLKRLKCIAYFICTLDIQLSEAALLMHSGLISNKAISRLTPQELVQKTGRFERTLRTGRIPIIDLKKAHFLIEKAKKNLFNVPKCH
- a CDS encoding Ycf51 family protein; its protein translation is MIEVIQDVTKWLAWVGAGLGVLTILAYLFNWGIKFRLTGTTIFTLLLSASCWAFEQSYTPPFNVEGYKYAPIVYDNGFDLVVAQASNDFPKEAIKPTLLQIAGNLKGGGRNGAQVKVRLRKIESAGDGTSKPIILGELINDLKESKIIELPDRNYSASENFSNDADIEEISLLETDE
- a CDS encoding translocation/assembly module TamB; translation: MGDEWSSKRLKRWGLAGTFAALGGVLIWSGADLLVDRTISRFSPQIEKTLSNSLGHPLKIGSYRGLRPWGVELGPTRLLPGIKDSSSVNISNLTIKFAPFASLLNWKPVAIFNPKGTEIILNKNDTGSFWVVPQKDNPKQINLQLKFNLKEPTKIVFNAGDTTLLAKGNLSLNLGEKKIFGAINLESKEQGSLYLSGKGYWDGIEFQTKVKINKLSLSIFERILGNNSNFIARGNINGSLKLGVKKGLIRCNGGLLLNNLTLMGGPLSDTLSTNNSKIECDKNKLKLIDSNWNYGYWDISNSSEIPFYKKDKTYINSETTIKIKDFDHKPLSLKLKLPISVVDRQFIPGELNANFNLESFPLGALNPILNASLSGKLNTKGDFQGPLSSLNSTINLSLENPQVNGIRLREKWRGSFTRIPSEKKWGSLRMKSEGASIPANLQINFNKDGDFNDLNLNRLGGEISLNPKSNAFEWEANKFKLDRVEVAFPPEKSFKRIFGEVTGNGLFSLDPLFLNGDLSLDYFRLLGFKLKNASIKGQIKNSETNLTGELIPSENGKIKFDINNGSEFSLLAQVKDVSASWITATALEFPKLGLKYSDAIGKAEDLEKFIIGYPISSIDSQFEALTRSQDSYREEISKVNSESIINPYDLKGDINADIKLSGPNLSDLNLEAKAFGKVWTNKLKIINSNKIRPFKVTFNGNLASGLGDFSLLNLNFSLLSLVAPIPSAVDGYFGLKGKYSLANSTPQVTADLIIKDTVIYNRKIILDNGNIIFKDNNLEFDITLRDKSSANPVKLGGTYPLISSYPIDLKIESHGDGLAFLTGLTKGNVSWTSGTADLSLLIRGTPAKPVANGFLVLKNSELLFQDKEINNLNSTIVFDFNRIEIRDLKANMGANGIISSQGGISLFDSQLSESEPLALSIEKTRIKTAFTDIRASSSLVVKGSILKPQLSGEVFISEGSIFAKRAKNPSKTSSEKSDRYQDSKVRIIRRLPEQNWNQKEPLVLFIQDEDAPASRIVSAGLPNGFESLTFDNLKLALGPSLRLVSQPLASFETNGFLILNGAFDETLDVSGVIKLDSGYVNLFTTTFNLDQSEPNVAVFVPSMGLVPYIDVTLNSRVPDNVRDVSNFSSNGMASFGIGGSRFVNVEVAASGPADRISENFQLRSTPSLGRSELIGLLGGNSLANLISSGGNGDVLASFLNRSFASYLQGNINGFLSDRLQISLYPAYINGSDSEDDTSDSSSSSADQEDTNLPGQQAWVTEIGVDLNDKINFSVQAAPNRKDIPPKGNITFQMNPNVGLLGSFDKNGNWQSQLQLYFRY
- a CDS encoding glutamate-5-semialdehyde dehydrogenase, with the translated sequence MSTNFSVPEPTPQLVKVAESAKEASISLGQSTNKQRCEALTEMANALNDNADEILKANVQDLERSEKEGLNKSLLSRLQLTKTKLKGCIDGVLKVSNLADPIGKRQLHRELNENLILERVTVPLGVLGVIFESRPDALIQIASLAVRSGNGALLKGGSEAKDTNQAIMDSLDKGLRKANVGSGALSLLTTRQESLGLLRLDKFVNLIIPRGSNELVQFIQENTRIPVLGHADGICHLYVDNSVDIDKAISIALDSKIQYPAACNAIETLLIHEDIAEMFLKKGLPIFSSEGVTLKGDTKSQALGVKNKADESDWSKEYLDLILSIKIVRNVNEAIEHIRKYSSRHTEAIVTEDKMVAEKFLSSVDSAGVYHNCSTRFADGFRYGFGAEVGISTQTLPPRGPVGLEGLVTYRYYLRGDGDLVKDFASGDRSFSHIDLPL
- a CDS encoding dihydroneopterin aldolase → MSQLHNLSAIHIKDINLWAHVGVLESERIHGQRFLLDLSFWLELDESSKLDKLDKSIDYSEAVKAVKKLSFEIKCLTIEYFSDQILNLLESLYGPVPIHILLTKCSPPIDGFTGSVLIEKKRNFLFPIN
- a CDS encoding esterase/lipase family protein; the encoded protein is MYINKRPIFLVHGLWNNPKLFEKLIKKINEDDYELYRPHLPHKYGKTSLKRLALDLDSKIEELVGPEIEIDIVGFSMGGLISRFWLQNHDGFLRTKRFFSIGTPHFGTYTAQMIPSFLMPGIAEMKRGSRLLSLLNNDLTSLEKVECTSFFTKWDLMSFPGWQAKLSIGESYHLPVLTHKELITNSSSLDILVKKIFKNS
- a CDS encoding M3 family metallopeptidase, which produces MTSIKPTALLKGEGLPDYDKITPNEITENIPKLIKELNEKLDKLEVQLEKQLQTKSSLSWDDVMPQLYEIGEKLRWSWGVVSHLNAVCNSTELRAVHSNQQPTIVRFSNQLAQNEVIFKALLNLKEHGNIKDETQIRILETELITMKNKGIGLEADEKTLFNSRSERLAELSTTFSNNVLDATKNWSLLLKNKSEVEGLPERALETLALAAKEAGDKDEEGNDPSSAIGPWRVGLDLPRYIPFQTYAKNRRIREKVYRAFVSRASDGKINNKKIIEEILDLRNKQAKLLGYKNWCEISLATKMADNEEAVEMLLEELRIAAIHHAEKEVIHLRECAKRNGENEDFELSPWDISFWSEVLRKEKYDLDQEKLRPWFPLDQVLDGLFNLCKRLFEIDIEEAINTAPLWHEDVRFFNVKNIDGQKIASFYLDPFSRPATKRGGAWMDECLCRNQKTKDDIVLPVAYLVCNQTPPIANKPSLMSFEEVETLFHEFGHGLQHMLTTINYPQAAGINNVEWDAVELASQFMENWCLEDQTISEIAIHWKTKEPLPESEINKLRQSRTFNSGLATLRQIHFALTDLKLHSQWNEDLEISPDEFRREIAKNTTVMEPIPEDQFLCAFSHIFAGGYAAGYYSYKWAEVLSSDAFAAFEEAGLANQDEVRKIGKKYRDSILSLGGSRSPNKVFKQFRGRLPSTEALIRHSGLN